In Parasegetibacter sp. NRK P23, a single genomic region encodes these proteins:
- a CDS encoding 4Fe-4S dicluster domain-containing protein: MAIKITDECINCGACEPECPNTAIYEGGVEWAISDGTAVKGLFTMMDGSTIDADQRNAPVSVDIYYIVPNKCTECQGFHEEPQCAAVCPVDCCVPDEMYQETVEELMDKKAKLHV, translated from the coding sequence ATGGCGATCAAAATAACCGATGAGTGTATCAACTGTGGCGCGTGTGAACCCGAATGCCCCAATACCGCCATTTATGAAGGCGGCGTGGAGTGGGCCATATCAGACGGAACTGCGGTGAAAGGTCTTTTCACCATGATGGATGGCAGTACAATAGATGCCGATCAGCGCAATGCCCCTGTAAGCGTGGATATTTATTACATTGTTCCCAATAAATGCACCGAATGCCAGGGCTTCCATGAAGAGCCCCAATGCGCGGCCGTTTGCCCCGTGGATTGCTGTGTGCCCGATGAAATGTACCAGGAAACCGTGGAGGAACTGATGGACAAGAAAGCGAAGCTGCATGTGTAA
- a CDS encoding acyl-CoA reductase, which produces MIQKINEMNLQERIALLVKLGGYMNGNEPGWAEAKELALQKNPWFNEQFTANAIAGIAGWLKEEKLTAWAGNYQLPEENTAPANVGIVMAGNIPMVGFHDWLCAFITGHTAMVKLSSKDDVLLPHLVQWLEKQAPEIKGQTRFEETLKGADAYIATGSNNSARYFDQYFGKFPNIIRKNRTSAAILTGEESPEELNALATDIHLYFGMGCRNVTKLFVPENYDFLPLLEAFEPYAWFFDHPKFRSNFDYHLAVRILNKEYFMTKNTMLLVENKSLFAPIAVLHYEFYRAPNAVIDALEGSEELQCLVGRNHIPFGKAQVPELEDYADGVDTMEFLLTLKK; this is translated from the coding sequence TTGATACAGAAGATCAACGAAATGAACCTGCAAGAAAGAATTGCCCTGCTGGTAAAGCTAGGCGGATATATGAATGGAAACGAACCCGGATGGGCCGAAGCAAAGGAACTTGCCCTGCAAAAAAATCCCTGGTTCAACGAACAGTTTACGGCCAACGCCATAGCCGGCATTGCCGGATGGCTGAAAGAAGAAAAACTCACGGCCTGGGCCGGAAACTACCAGCTTCCGGAAGAAAATACAGCTCCGGCCAACGTGGGCATCGTGATGGCGGGAAATATTCCAATGGTGGGGTTCCACGACTGGCTCTGTGCTTTTATTACGGGACACACAGCAATGGTGAAACTTTCTTCCAAAGACGATGTACTGCTCCCCCACCTGGTACAATGGCTGGAAAAACAGGCACCCGAAATAAAAGGACAGACCCGTTTCGAAGAAACGCTTAAAGGCGCCGACGCGTACATCGCTACAGGCAGCAACAATTCAGCGCGGTATTTCGACCAGTATTTCGGGAAGTTCCCCAACATTATCCGGAAGAACCGTACTTCTGCGGCTATACTTACGGGTGAGGAATCTCCTGAAGAACTGAACGCGCTCGCCACCGATATCCACCTTTATTTCGGTATGGGCTGCCGGAATGTGACCAAACTTTTCGTGCCCGAAAATTATGATTTCCTGCCCCTGCTGGAAGCATTCGAACCCTATGCGTGGTTCTTCGATCACCCGAAATTCAGAAGCAACTTCGACTACCACCTCGCAGTCCGTATCCTGAACAAGGAATATTTCATGACGAAAAACACAATGCTGCTGGTGGAAAACAAATCACTTTTCGCACCGATTGCTGTACTGCATTATGAATTTTACCGCGCGCCCAACGCGGTAATAGATGCATTGGAAGGCAGTGAGGAACTCCAATGCCTGGTAGGCAGGAACCATATTCCTTTCGGAAAGGCGCAGGTCCCTGAACTGGAGGATTATGCTGATGGTGTGGACACAATGGAGTTTTTGCTGACCCTAAAAAAATGA
- a CDS encoding trypsin-like peptidase domain-containing protein encodes MKIKQILSIVLISAGTSVLSVWGYGKWIGGNNNSYSATDGKIPANYANFVDASGNVAAPVDFTQASAAAAPAVVHIKTKTMQQRVNNNRRGNGGFDDIFGDFFGYGPTVIPEQRASGSGVLISEDGYIVTNNHVVSNGNNGIADEINVTLSNKKTYKAKVVGNDPGSDLAVLKIDGKNLPFVLYGNSDNIKIGQWVLAIGYPLNLETTVTAGIVSAKARSLGINQRQANPTNVIESFIQTDAAVNQGNSGGALINTNGELVGINSAIASPTGYYSGYSYAIPVNLVKKIVNDLMKFGSVQRGYIGIQYPNELLSDDQKKANGIPEGEGVYVMEVVPGGAAQDAGIKKGDIITKINGSNTYSGPEMVGKIASYSIGEKVAITYLRNGKEYTTNVTLKNGSNTLAAVKGSVLDKMGAEFVNLEASKAKELGIKGGVVVKGISSTGLIADQTRMKNGFIILKAGNSPVTSVDELKAALSKAGSSTILEGIYLNVEGIFSYGLNELDR; translated from the coding sequence ATGAAAATCAAACAGATTCTTTCCATTGTGCTGATCAGTGCCGGAACCTCCGTACTGAGTGTATGGGGATATGGTAAATGGATCGGCGGCAATAACAACTCCTATTCCGCAACCGACGGAAAAATTCCTGCCAATTACGCGAATTTCGTAGACGCTTCGGGCAATGTAGCGGCTCCGGTTGACTTCACGCAGGCATCTGCCGCGGCGGCGCCGGCCGTTGTGCACATTAAAACGAAAACCATGCAGCAACGTGTTAACAACAACAGGCGCGGCAATGGTGGTTTCGATGACATCTTCGGCGACTTCTTCGGATACGGCCCCACCGTGATTCCTGAACAACGTGCTTCGGGCTCCGGTGTCCTCATCAGCGAGGACGGCTATATTGTTACCAACAACCACGTGGTATCTAATGGTAATAATGGCATCGCCGATGAAATAAATGTGACGCTCAGCAATAAGAAGACCTATAAAGCCAAAGTAGTGGGCAACGATCCGGGCAGCGACCTCGCTGTACTGAAAATTGACGGCAAGAACCTTCCCTTCGTATTGTATGGCAATTCCGATAACATCAAGATTGGTCAGTGGGTACTGGCGATTGGTTATCCACTGAACCTGGAAACTACCGTTACAGCAGGTATTGTTTCCGCTAAAGCAAGAAGTCTGGGCATCAACCAGCGCCAGGCGAACCCTACGAATGTAATCGAATCTTTCATACAGACCGATGCGGCCGTGAACCAGGGCAACAGTGGTGGTGCACTCATCAACACCAACGGTGAGCTGGTGGGCATCAACTCCGCGATCGCTTCTCCCACAGGTTATTATTCCGGCTATTCTTATGCGATTCCGGTGAACCTGGTAAAGAAGATCGTGAATGACCTTATGAAGTTTGGTTCTGTTCAACGCGGCTACATTGGTATTCAATACCCCAACGAGTTGTTGAGCGATGATCAGAAAAAGGCCAACGGCATTCCTGAAGGTGAAGGCGTATATGTAATGGAAGTGGTGCCCGGAGGCGCCGCACAGGATGCCGGTATTAAGAAAGGGGACATCATTACCAAAATCAATGGCTCCAACACTTACAGCGGACCGGAAATGGTAGGAAAAATAGCCTCTTACAGTATTGGCGAAAAAGTGGCCATCACTTACCTGCGTAACGGCAAAGAATATACGACGAATGTAACACTGAAGAACGGTTCCAATACGCTTGCAGCTGTAAAGGGTTCCGTACTCGATAAAATGGGCGCTGAATTTGTGAACCTGGAAGCCTCCAAAGCAAAAGAACTCGGCATTAAAGGTGGCGTGGTGGTTAAAGGTATTTCTTCCACAGGCCTCATCGCAGATCAAACCAGGATGAAGAACGGTTTCATTATCCTGAAAGCCGGTAACAGCCCGGTAACAAGCGTAGATGAACTGAAGGCCGCGCTTTCAAAAGCGGGCAGCAGCACAATTCTGGAAGGTATTTACCTGAACGTTGAAGGTATTTTCTCCTATGGATTGAACGAACTGGACAGATAA
- a CDS encoding alpha-amylase family glycosyl hydrolase, whose translation MAVLFDPPSWAFSANIYEVNLRQYTPEGTIRAFMDHLPRLADMGVQVLWLMPVTPIAVEGRKGTLGSYYASKAFRALNPEFGTLDDFRALVDKVHELGMKLIIDWVANHTGLDHEWTRTNPDFYLCDAAGNFTEKNGWDDVIDLDYTNPALEEEMIACMEWWLQSFKIDGFRCDMAHLVPLSFWQKARTRLDARQQHFWLAECEEVRYHDVFDVTYTWEWMHASERFAKQQASMQDLWELLYKLDHRFPPVAMRAYFTTNHDENSWNGTEYEKFGGLALPLAVFSATWNGMPLLYSGQEMPNIKRLKFFDKDEIEWNERPALHEFYKKLFHLRAVHSALRAGDTNVYTQRIPTSHPLQVFCFVRENQGARVLIMLNFSASTVSFSLNTEIASGQFTELFGNNEVVLESNTSITLPPYGYYVFHQ comes from the coding sequence ATGGCTGTTCTTTTTGATCCTCCTTCCTGGGCTTTTTCTGCGAATATTTATGAAGTGAACCTTCGGCAATACACGCCCGAAGGTACCATCCGTGCTTTTATGGACCACCTGCCCCGGCTGGCGGATATGGGCGTTCAGGTGTTGTGGCTCATGCCGGTTACGCCCATCGCGGTGGAAGGAAGAAAGGGTACGCTGGGAAGTTATTACGCCTCGAAGGCTTTCCGGGCGCTGAACCCGGAATTCGGCACCCTGGATGATTTCCGTGCACTGGTGGATAAGGTACACGAACTGGGGATGAAGCTCATCATCGACTGGGTCGCGAACCATACCGGTCTTGACCATGAATGGACCCGTACAAACCCTGATTTTTACCTGTGTGACGCAGCGGGAAATTTCACGGAAAAAAACGGGTGGGACGATGTGATTGACCTCGATTACACCAACCCTGCCCTCGAAGAAGAAATGATCGCCTGTATGGAATGGTGGCTGCAAAGCTTCAAGATAGATGGGTTCCGCTGCGATATGGCACACCTTGTGCCGCTTTCATTCTGGCAAAAGGCCCGGACCCGGCTGGATGCGCGGCAGCAACATTTCTGGCTCGCCGAATGCGAGGAAGTGCGCTACCACGATGTATTTGATGTTACCTACACCTGGGAATGGATGCATGCCAGCGAAAGGTTCGCGAAACAACAAGCCTCCATGCAGGACCTCTGGGAATTGTTGTACAAACTGGACCACCGGTTTCCCCCGGTTGCCATGCGCGCTTATTTTACGACGAACCACGACGAGAACAGTTGGAATGGTACGGAATACGAGAAGTTCGGTGGACTGGCACTGCCACTGGCTGTATTCTCCGCTACCTGGAATGGGATGCCCCTATTGTACAGCGGCCAGGAAATGCCCAACATTAAACGGCTGAAGTTCTTCGATAAAGATGAGATAGAATGGAATGAAAGGCCCGCCCTGCATGAGTTCTATAAGAAACTGTTTCACCTCCGCGCTGTGCATTCCGCCCTTCGGGCGGGCGATACGAATGTATATACCCAACGTATTCCTACTTCTCACCCTTTACAGGTGTTTTGCTTTGTACGTGAAAACCAGGGTGCACGCGTGTTGATTATGCTGAATTTCTCCGCTTCTACCGTAAGTTTTTCATTGAATACTGAAATCGCGTCGGGCCAATTTACGGAGCTGTTTGGTAACAACGAAGTTGTGCTGGAAAGTAATACCTCAATCACCCTCCCGCCTTATGGCTATTATGTTTTCCATCAATAG